GAGGAGGCCGAACACAGAGACGGTGAAGATGTACGGCGGGACCATGAGGCGGATGGTGGCAAACTCGCCGGATGTGAGATAGTCTGACTTGAGGGGCGAGCTGCTGTTTTCAAACCACGGAGGAACCTCTGTTGTCACAAGCTTCACTGTCGTCACTGACTCCATGTTCTACAGAATGACACAACAGTTATTATGTAGCCTTCTGGCATAGCAGtaccaaaaaaaaggaaaagacaaAGGAACTCCAAATATGAACACAAGAATGTGTCCATTTTCAGCCATcgtctaggacaggggtctcaaacacgtggcccgtgggccaaatgcggcccgcaggacactagtttgaggcccccgccttgatatgaaagtttaatgttagtgcggcccgcgcaagtttgatatggatgctgtatggtatcatgtacccagaaaaaatgattacgtttcattaatgttcatgttaaaggttaaataactgttaatagttatcctccctatccgtgtggaagtggtaagtttttggctatttaagtttaaaggacataacttgaaggctaccgtttaggttgctagctctctagtttgcgagttagcatgtgtctcgagatcctgcagttgcgcaatatgttgtaaataaaaagagtataaatgtgactatagtcgtgttttgtcatgtctacagggctctaataatgctttgttcattttaatctgaaaaaaataatttgtctacccaccaactagtatatgtgttttttattatttgccgttttattattattattattatatttatttattactgattgattgattttctttattcttgatttgtttatttatttttcatcttattttgtgcagattaagatatttgagaacagtggaatgttttatcagagcttttattgttgaaaatcggaaccaaagcactgaaaaagtttgtatatttttctgtttttaatacatgcgtttttttgggggggaaaacctgatgcggcccagccttgcccagaccctagctgcagtggcccccaggtaaattgagtttgagagccCTGGTCTAGGAACTAGCGTGCTAAGTACAAACATATACCAACACAAATATAGTcacccctcgtttatcgcacggcggtcgggtggttagcgtggagcatgttctccccgtgcatgtgtgggttttctccgggtactccggtttcctcccacattccaaaaacatgctaggttaattggcgactccaaattgtccataggtatgaatgtgagtgtgaatggttgtttgtctatatgtgccctgtgattggctggcgaccagtccagggtgtaccccgcctctcggctgaccctcgtgaggatatgaatgaatgaatgaatatttttactttggTCTGAATAATAATTTCCAATTGACAACATTGGAAATGGAAGCAATGGTAGAATCCCATACAAACACAAATCCATAACGCCATGACGTTTCTGCTATCAGTTTCTACGCAATTTTCAGGATTTTGTTGAATAAATGACTTTCCATTTTCACCGCTTAAATCACGAGGGAACCATTCCTCCCACTTCAGAATAAAAATGGTAGTCATTTCCCTTCATTCCTATCATCTTATGTCATTTTCCATGACACAGAAACTACCCTGCTACCCTGGACGTAGAGCAAAAATACATCGCGTCTGATTTTAGAACTTTAGAATGATTTTTAGAACTCTTTGCTGTTTGACAGCCCTCACAGTGGAAGTGTCTAGGGAGCATACGGCCAGATAAAAGAAACTCGGAGGAGGTCTGTGCTCTGTTTGGAGCCATTTTGTTTGAAGTATACATTGGCAGGACTGAGGGGTCATCTGGGGATCGCACGTTACTTTCCAGTTGCTGCTTTTTTCCAGCTAAAAATGAAGGCATGTAAGGGTCACTTTCGTAGATGTGCTAAGAAGTTACAGTTTATGAATACagtcatataaaaaaatgattagaccagctttgtttcttcagtttatttGGTCAATTTAATGCTTGGAACAAACAAATGTGCATTTGTCTTTACAAATGTaattacaatgaaaatgaaaatagctTGTATGATTGTAATTTCAGAACATATATCTAGCCatttccatggttttcttgataataactAAAATCAGCTAATTTCTTACATgaatagctatagcattgtactgcaaaaaaatttAGACATTCCATGTTGTCATGTTCACTGTAATCTTCAGGTAACGTACTTTCCTTGTACGTTCCTccccatttttgtgtttttttcttatatttattattttttatatttttcaaatatttgaaaTTTCTTCTTAATAATGTTTGTAATTTTGTGggtaataatatgactttattcccataatattatgactttatttttatatcattCAAACTGAATTTTCCAAAAGTAGTTTTTTTCTCTCCCATAGTATCACAGcgtttttctgtaatatttcacctttatgctactaaaatttttgttttttcctcataatactacaactttattttcataaaatgacaattttttctcttaatattttgatattattcttGCGAAATCACTGCTAGTTTTTTCCTGTTTGATTGCCTTAGCTCttttgtttaattatatttttagaatgtgccgcaggccaataaaaaaacagctacaaGCTACACATGGGCCCCGGtacgcactttggacacccgcgCTTTACTACCACAGtgcagccattaaaaaaaaaaatatgcttttcatgCAGAACACACATGTAAAAAATAGGAGGAAACTGTCAGCATTATCAACATTATCTTCTAGTTTGAAGTTAAAAATATTTACCAGATGACTGAATCATGCCGTCGCTTTTTAGATAAATATGCTGACTCTGCATGACTCATCAGAGAGCCTTAAATGACGAGAATGTAACATTTAAAGTTCTTACCGTGGTCCACACTGATCACAGCgctcaaatgtgtgtgtgtgtgtgtgtgtgtgtgtgtaaggagCGAGCCGAGCTGTGAGCGTTTTGTATATAGAGCAGCATTCTTGCACACCCTCAACACATCAGCTTGTTTATGACCAGCTGGCCTAAACCTGCTAGTGAATTACTGCAGGCccctaaatggaaaaaaaaagttcatggTGCAAATCCTCACTTAAACAAACCATCAAGAACATTTGGAGCTTGTAATGACTATTATGACAATTAGGAAGTTATTATTTTCCTCATGGTCATCATTGCAGTCACGTCAATGCGCAACACTTCATGTGAAATGTGCATTAACTGTCAGTTTAAAGCGCTAGTGTGTGCAGATTGGCGACATCTGGTGGCGATAATGCAGATTGAAACTATTTTCCAAAGTTGTATGTATATTACATGTAGAATTACAGTTATTGATTATAAATCAGACATTTTGAAACTGCAAGATATTttatagaaacaaacttttcatttataattagatatattgaaaaaatgtataaatatgttatacagtacttaaaaataatatagcatttaaaaacattaaatatactAACATTTTGAATATATTTAGGAGTCTTTTATAAAGttaatatatgcaatgaataaATGTGTCATATTATGGctgattaaatttaatttattcattatagATTGAAGTAGAGAAGCACTCGGAAAGCCCAGACTTACTCCAAGCGCCATAATTCCCCCATATTTGGTGTGATAATTCTCCCATAtatcacaccaaaataataatcctacagTTTTTGGGTCAGTTTTTGCtattttgtagaacctgttgAGAACTTGTCTTTCTTTTCCAAGggctctgaccattttttgtggagttatgtGTCACGGTCTTCAGTTTCATGCATCACCACACTCacctttttcaaaataaaataactctTTCAAATTAAACTGTGACAAATGTGATATCATCATAGTTGGTCACCTTTCTCCTTCACCTCGTGTTCAAAATCTTGGCCTTTTCCTTGACAGCACCCTGTCCTTTGAATGCCACATCAGACAGATAACCCGAGCTGCCTTTTTTCATCTAAAAAACATCGGCCATCTTCACTCATCCCtctccttttctaccgctttcatCACCACAGACTTGATTACTCTAACAGCATTTTCTACAGACTTCACATCACCCCTaacctccaaaacctccactgccTTTCTGTCCAATACCGTATACACTTTAAAATCTCACTATTACATAACGTGGCTACCTCTTACCTCAATGTCCTCCTCCACTTTCCGTCCGTATCCTCTGACTCTAACCTCCTGTCCCCACCTTCAATAACAACACGCTGTTCCTGGGGCGACAGAACCTTTAGTTTCCTTTAGAACTCCCTGCCTGCAGCCGCCCAAAACTTGGTTATAATGTTTAATTCCattttttgtttagttattgttattttaactGTATAAGTCTTGGATTGTATAAGTTTTATGGCATTGATTGCATTGCTTGCTCCATTGTAAAGTGCCttctaaataaatgtttcaattCAAGTTATTTCaaacacaaacagataaaaacataacctcTGTATGGTGTACTTAAtccttttttttataatcaATTAATACGTTGAGCTGCAcagcggtcatgtggttagcgtgcatacctcacagctaggagaccagtgttcaattccaccctcgaccatctctgtgtggagtttgcatgttctccccgtgcatgcgtgggttttctccgggtactccggtttcctcccacattccaaaaacatgctaggttaattggccactccaaattgtccataggtatgaatgtgagtgtgaatggttgtttgtctatatgtgccctgtgattggctggcgaccagtccagggtgtaccccgcctctcgcccgaagacagctgggataggctccagcacccccgcgaccctcgtgaggataagcggtagaaaatgaatgaatgaattaatacgttaaaaatacatacaggtCGTCCCTCGCAATGTCACAGTAAGATTATCACCTCTTCGTGAAAACATATTCATGTAACATAtattcaaaacatattgaaatacaagtgatatggaGTATTCTGCTCACCAGGTGGCAGTAGTGACACAAAACAATGACGAGACCTTACATAACACTGCAtgaagccatggcatgtctgacataatggagtgaaaaaaggttctcctgtCGTTCCGTGTGGAAGTTTTAGAGGTTtgaaagtatgaaaatattccatttatttacattgaattgcagaaattcatttattgctgctgggtctggaaccaattaactgctacaaacgagggacaactctatatatatatatatatatatatatatatatatatatatatatatatatatatatatatatatatatatatatatatatatatatatatatatatatatatatatatatatatatatatatatatatatatatatatatatatatatagaagaaGATATATAtagaagaatatatatatatatatatatatatatatatatccagcTCTTCtaacaatatattcactatctctcctctggacatgtccaaaccatctcagtctggcctctctgactttatctccaaggcctctaacatgtaatgtccctctgatgtactccttcctgatcctatcaatcctggtcactcccaatgagaacctcagcattctcatctctgctacctccagttctatattctatattccagactatatatatatatatatatatatatatatatatatatatatatatatatatatatatatatatatatatatatatatatatatatatatatatatatatatatatatatatatatatatatatatatttatcattaACCATAATACCCACTAAATgaatgacaaattatttagaaaaaacatgaccattttattgtaattattttacagATATACACAAatttgaacattaatcaaataaatatcCTTTTAAATTGTGCAGACAGCTTGAATCCATTTATTGAATTTCCATCATgatttgaataataaataatctgaTTGCTAAATTGCACACATGGATGCTTGCAACgtgtatataattttatatttcatctcacACAAACACTAAAACACAATTGTACTTTATGgtacacacacaggaagaatgCACGTTAGCACAATCAAAAATACCAGcagtaaacaaacaatacagatatttggcatttttgtattgtttgagGAAACCTTATCTACACCAGTGGTACAAATTTAAACACTCACAATGTGGTGGTTAAAGCCTGGCTGTCTTTACGGTCTgtcttgactttattttgtgtgtctgtgtatgcaCCCTCCCACAAACCTCTGAGTCAACATTGAGTGGGCTGCTTATTTGCGGTGTAGTgcagggaaataaaaaaaaaaaaagcaacacgaGACaactgaaaggaaaaaaaaaaagacgtgatGGTGCGTCAACACTGGAAACTGTCAGTGGACATTGAGTcagaaaagccaaaaaaaacagcagtcattAGTTCTCTGCTTTTCAACTTACGGTTTAAAAGGGTTTGTAAAAAATGAGTGGGCCTTTGATTCTTTAATTTCTTCACCCGTGCCATTTAAAGTGGGAATTTTGGACACTTTTaaagttgtatgtattttacagCAACCAAGCAGGTTTTATATtgtacattagcatgctaactttagcacaACAACATCTATTTACATTCTGGACACCACAAGTTAAGAAGCAGGTACAAAAAACACAGGACAAAGTGAGAACATTTGCTAGATCGAAGTATTACAAAGTGGCTAGTAGTTTTGACAAttaaaattgtatgtattttacagCAACCAAGCAGGTTTGATATCGCACTAGTAgctcattagcatgctaactttagcacaGCAGCATCTATTTACATTCTGGACACTACAAATTAAGAAGCAGGTACAAAAAAGACTAGATTTAACATTTTGACAATTTGTGATTTTTCCatatttcatccattcattttctgtactacATACATATCCTCATAAGGGTTAGTGGTTAGCTGGAACCTACTTCAGCTGACTTTGCAGGACAcgtatagacaaataaccactcacattcacaccttcTGACAATTTATAATAGGGGATAGCATTTGAATTTATAGaattcttttttgttttgttattttctgaTAATCAAGTCCTTTCTCTGCTGCCAAGGAAACCTAATAGCAGTCCCAGAAATTCCGCTTAGCAACACCCAAACATACGACAGAAATGTTGCTGTGCCTGTTTGGTTGCTACAATGTGTCATCTTATGATAAATCATATAGTTTAGCACTTTGGAATATACATTTGTAAGACTACTGTAGTTTTTTTGGTTTGCAGTCGTTCTTTCCAGTTTTCCAGTTTTTCCCATACCACTGTGACTGGAATGAGAGTTCTTCTAAGATATTTTTGTACCTGAAGTTACCCTGATATGATAGTCCTCAGTGTTGCTGAGGTATTTGAACGTGTGGATGCTGTAGTCACTGTACTGCTGGCCCACTGCTTGCACACTTCCTGAACCTTTTTCCGAAAATTTTTCCCAACAATGACGTACAAGATGGGGTTGATGACGCTGTTGAAGAAAGCCAAGTAGGCAAAGATCTGGTTGCAAATCGCTATGGCCGCTTCAAGGTGACATCCTCTAATGACGTTGATTCTATGGAGCACATCCAGCACGGTGATGAAGTGAAGAGGAACCCAGCAGATGAGGAAGGCCACAAGGACGACCAGCACCAGTGTTGTGGCCTTCTGCTCACTCTTCTCCGCGTTGAACCTGGCAACAGACTGTTTCTTTAACGCTCGGATGATTGTGACGGTGCAGAATGCGATGATGGAAATTGGGATGATGAAGCTTAAGATGATTAGCATCCCGTTGCAGATCAGCTCAACCGTTGGGGTCGGATAATCCAAAAAGCAAACTTTTACGTCATAGTCTGGGAAATACTTCACCGCTCTGAAGACCAGCGTCGGGGCGCTCAGTAACAAACCCAAGCTCCACACCAGCAGACACCCCACTTTGGCATA
The sequence above is drawn from the Doryrhamphus excisus isolate RoL2022-K1 chromosome 13, RoL_Dexc_1.0, whole genome shotgun sequence genome and encodes:
- the bdkrb2 gene encoding B2 bradykinin receptor isoform X1, producing MALQTTRIPELSTTTMDGNQNSTNETQCINLDDWDWLTRGQPVYLFIITALGIVLNAFVLLVFCLHKKACTVAEIYLSNLAAADLVLVSCLPFWAVHIGNGFNWPFGVALCKVVNTGIKMNAYCSIYFLVLVSMDRHVALVHPMSHGRMRRPKYAKVGCLLVWSLGLLLSAPTLVFRAVKYFPDYDVKVCFLDYPTPTVELICNGMLIILSFIIPISIIAFCTVTIIRALKKQSVARFNAEKSEQKATTLVLVVLVAFLICWVPLHFITVLDVLHRINVIRGCHLEAAIAICNQIFAYLAFFNSVINPILYVIVGKNFRKKVQEVCKQWASSTVTTASTRSNTSATLRTIISG
- the bdkrb2 gene encoding B2 bradykinin receptor isoform X2, producing MDGNQNSTNETQCINLDDWDWLTRGQPVYLFIITALGIVLNAFVLLVFCLHKKACTVAEIYLSNLAAADLVLVSCLPFWAVHIGNGFNWPFGVALCKVVNTGIKMNAYCSIYFLVLVSMDRHVALVHPMSHGRMRRPKYAKVGCLLVWSLGLLLSAPTLVFRAVKYFPDYDVKVCFLDYPTPTVELICNGMLIILSFIIPISIIAFCTVTIIRALKKQSVARFNAEKSEQKATTLVLVVLVAFLICWVPLHFITVLDVLHRINVIRGCHLEAAIAICNQIFAYLAFFNSVINPILYVIVGKNFRKKVQEVCKQWASSTVTTASTRSNTSATLRTIISG